Sequence from the Methanobrevibacter boviskoreani JH1 genome:
ACTAATATTACTAGTAATTCTACAAATACAACAGGTAATAATACAAATAATAACAACACTGCTAATTCTACAAATAACAATACAGATAGCTCAAACAATATAACAAATTCAACAAATGGTAATAACACCAACAGTACCATGAATAATAATACTCTGGTTAATAATCAGAATAATAAAACTGGAACTGGTTTATATAACACAGGTAACCCATTATATGTTCTATTTGCAGCTTTAATGTTATTAACAGCATTACCATTCTATCGTAAGAAATAGTTTAAAAGTTTATAATCTTATTAATTTTCATAAATTAATTTGATTATATCTTTTTAAATTTAAGTGTTCTTGTTTTAATATAAGATAAGTATTTTAAATAATGATTTTTTAAACAAATTCTTTTTTTAATAGTTCTTTCGTGTAGTTGGTGTTCAATATTTCTCCTTTCATATTGACGATTATCACGTTTAAATCAATATCAAATCTATCTTTTACCCTTTCCTTAATTGCATCTGCAATACTGTTAAGTACAGCCACATCTAAATTATCCTTCTTTAATAGGTCAATGATTTCCTCAGTGGTCTTGGATTTATAGACTTCTTGAATTAATTTGGTACTTCCACCACATATTCCGGTGTGGGCTGCAAAGATTTCCCTTCTTCCGTCTGCAATGGAGTGTTTGGTATTAAAAATACCTCCTGCAAGTTTCACTAATTTTCCGATATGGCCAACTAAGGTTAATCTGGTGATATTTCTTTTTTCAGCTTCTTCGAACATATAGCCTACAAAATTAGTTGTTTGAATCACCTGATCTGGATGTATGTCTAGTATTCTATTTGCAATCTTCTCACCGATATTTCCAGGTACATAGATAAGGTCATTGTATTTTTCAGCTATTGCAACATTTAGAGGTATTAAAAGGGAATCTTTATATGCTTTAGTACTCATTGAACGAGCTATTCCAGTTGTTCCAAGAATTGAGATTCCACCTTCAATTCCAATACGGGGATTCATTGTTCTTTTTGCAATCTTTTCTCCTTCCGGAATATTGATTGTTACGATTGCAAGCTTATCTTCAGGAACATGCTCTTTTAAATTTTCTTTAATCATTTTACGTGGTACTGGGTTAATTGCATATTCTCCAATTGGTATTTGAAGACCGTTTTTAGTAACTCTGCCAACTCCACATCCTCCATTAATAATTACATTATCCTCCTTATCAATTAACGGATTTCCATGGTCAATTTTATAACTGGATTTGTCTACAAGTTCTACTG
This genomic interval carries:
- the cbiD gene encoding cobalt-precorrin-5B (C(1))-methyltransferase CbiD, with the protein product MCRNHQNKGYKFGPTTGSIATATALSSLKMLTEDKKTEIVQIKTLKEKLDIFIDSVKKESDNKAISSAHKYPYDDPDVTVNIEIYATVELVDKSSYKIDHGNPLIDKEDNVIINGGCGVGRVTKNGLQIPIGEYAINPVPRKMIKENLKEHVPEDKLAIVTINIPEGEKIAKRTMNPRIGIEGGISILGTTGIARSMSTKAYKDSLLIPLNVAIAEKYNDLIYVPGNIGEKIANRILDIHPDQVIQTTNFVGYMFEEAEKRNITRLTLVGHIGKLVKLAGGIFNTKHSIADGRREIFAAHTGICGGSTKLIQEVYKSKTTEEIIDLLKKDNLDVAVLNSIADAIKERVKDRFDIDLNVIIVNMKGEILNTNYTKELLKKEFV